The Dreissena polymorpha isolate Duluth1 chromosome 10, UMN_Dpol_1.0, whole genome shotgun sequence genome includes a region encoding these proteins:
- the LOC127847848 gene encoding uncharacterized protein LOC127847848 isoform X1 codes for MAKSDSRLAEPKGFHRQGSVSQQDLIQWGNASVETCTLISLLGYETEIIQARRDAYRECGRLTTTRSCGAATFIVTGSKAKGLSNYLESDFDAMLVLNRVICLDDDVNASTFPGEITVLRSLSRMSYHGHCGLLLERRGKTIIRQVNHAFCDDGYGRELLSSDLFVTNWSNDTLTEGMVRHERAGPSRPSTLQGNLHSDLVHALRYYCPNILSKWAARPRH; via the exons ATGGCTAAAAGTGACTCGAGACTTGCTGAACCAAAAGGATTCCATAGACAGGGCAGTGTCAGCCAACAAGACCTG ATACAGTGGGGAAATGCCTCCGTTGAGACATGCACTCTGATAAGCTTGCTCGGATACGAAACGGAGATCATACAGGCAAGGAGAGACGCATACAGGGAGTGTGGCAGGCTTACGACTACACGGTCATGTGGTGCGGCAACGTTTATTGTTACGGGTAGCAAGGCTAAGGGGCTGAGCAACTATCTGGAAAGTGATTTTGATGCAATGCTTGTACTTAATAGAGTGATCTGTTTAGATGATGATGTCAATGCAAGTACCTTTCCTGGGGAGATAACTGTGTTGAGATCACTCAGCCGCATGAGCTACCATGGACACTGTGGACTGCTATTGGAGAGACGTGGTAAAACAATTATCAGGCAAGTAAATCATGCGTTTTGTGATGACGGATATGGTCGCGAACTTTTGAGCAGTGACTTGTTTGTTACTAACTGGTCGAACGATACCTTGACGGAGGGCATGGTGCGTCATGAGCGTGCGGGACCGTCAAGGCCGAGTACATTGCAGGGAAACTTGCACAGCGACTTAGTTCATGCATTACGTTACTACTGTCCCAACATCCTGTCAAAATGGGCCGCAAGACCTCGACACTGA
- the LOC127847848 gene encoding uncharacterized protein LOC127847848 isoform X2: MAKSDSRLAEPKGFHRQGSVSQQDLWGNASVETCTLISLLGYETEIIQARRDAYRECGRLTTTRSCGAATFIVTGSKAKGLSNYLESDFDAMLVLNRVICLDDDVNASTFPGEITVLRSLSRMSYHGHCGLLLERRGKTIIRQVNHAFCDDGYGRELLSSDLFVTNWSNDTLTEGMVRHERAGPSRPSTLQGNLHSDLVHALRYYCPNILSKWAARPRH, translated from the exons ATGGCTAAAAGTGACTCGAGACTTGCTGAACCAAAAGGATTCCATAGACAGGGCAGTGTCAGCCAACAAGACCTG TGGGGAAATGCCTCCGTTGAGACATGCACTCTGATAAGCTTGCTCGGATACGAAACGGAGATCATACAGGCAAGGAGAGACGCATACAGGGAGTGTGGCAGGCTTACGACTACACGGTCATGTGGTGCGGCAACGTTTATTGTTACGGGTAGCAAGGCTAAGGGGCTGAGCAACTATCTGGAAAGTGATTTTGATGCAATGCTTGTACTTAATAGAGTGATCTGTTTAGATGATGATGTCAATGCAAGTACCTTTCCTGGGGAGATAACTGTGTTGAGATCACTCAGCCGCATGAGCTACCATGGACACTGTGGACTGCTATTGGAGAGACGTGGTAAAACAATTATCAGGCAAGTAAATCATGCGTTTTGTGATGACGGATATGGTCGCGAACTTTTGAGCAGTGACTTGTTTGTTACTAACTGGTCGAACGATACCTTGACGGAGGGCATGGTGCGTCATGAGCGTGCGGGACCGTCAAGGCCGAGTACATTGCAGGGAAACTTGCACAGCGACTTAGTTCATGCATTACGTTACTACTGTCCCAACATCCTGTCAAAATGGGCCGCAAGACCTCGACACTGA